GCCGCGCTCGGCCAAGGAGCTGGACCTGCTGGGCCACGGATTCCGGCCGTGGCGGACGGCGGTGGCGTGGTACTGCTACCGCGCGGTCGACGTGGGCGTCCCGGGCGACTGAGCGGGGCCGCTCACACCAACGCCGACAGCTCCTCGGACGCGGCGCCCGGCGCCCGCCCGCGTGCCTCCACGCTCCAGGCGTCCACCTGCTCCTCTCCGCGGACGCCGAGCACCGCCTCGTGCAGGGCCACCGACACGCACACGTGGTTGGGGACGATGCGCACGCGCTCGCCCACCCGCGGGCGCCAGTCGGTGGCGGACAGGTCCAGGACCCCGTGCTCTTCGGACGCGCGCGCGACCACGACCCCGGGGCGGTCCAGCAGCGCCCCCAGGCCGGCGGCGGCCCCTCCCCGCAGCGGCTCCCGCCCCAGCGACTTCGAGCCCGCGTCGACCACCGCCTGGCCGGGCACCGCTGCGCTGACGACGGTCGCCAGGACGGTGTAGGCGCAGTCCTCCCATGCGCACGCCCCGATCGCGGCCGTGGTGCGGTCGTTGTAGACGTACGTGCCGGGGCGGATCTCGGTCTGGTGCGGGACCAGGTGGGAGGCCCGCAGAGTGGGCGTCGAGCCTCCGCTCACGACCTCCGGATCGAGCCCGGCGTCGCCCAGCGCGCGCACGAAGGAGCCCAGGAACTCGCCGAGCGCCTCCAGGTCCTCCGTCTGGTCTTCGACCGCTTGCCGGATGTGCCCGGGGTAGAACAGCAGCCCGCCGAAGCGGACGCCGTCTCGCTCGGCCGCCAGCCGGGCTAGCGCCACCGCCGCGGCGGTGGCGCCGACACCGCACCTGTGCATGCCCAGGTCGGCTTCCACGAGAACGCGCGCCTCGGCGCCCGCCGCGGCGCACGCGTCCGCCAGGTCCGTGAGCGCCCGTTCCGAGTCG
Above is a window of Gemmatimonadota bacterium DNA encoding:
- a CDS encoding alanine racemase, whose translation is MSGATSLHTAETPVPVVDLDRLEDNLDGAAAYAQAHGLALRPHAKTHKSPRVLAAQLARGAAGATTATAREAEVMSAVCDDLLVAYPALGAARAGRMADLAGSVRLSVALDSERALTDLADACAAAGAEARVLVEADLGMHRCGVGATAAAVALARLAAERDGVRFGGLLFYPGHIRQAVEDQTEDLEALGEFLGSFVRALGDAGLDPEVVSGGSTPTLRASHLVPHQTEIRPGTYVYNDRTTAAIGACAWEDCAYTVLATVVSAAVPGQAVVDAGSKSLGREPLRGGAAAGLGALLDRPGVVVARASEEHGVLDLSATDWRPRVGERVRIVPNHVCVSVALHEAVLGVRGEEQVDAWSVEARGRAPGAASEELSALV